Proteins encoded within one genomic window of Veillonellales bacterium:
- a CDS encoding ABC transporter ATP-binding protein/permease, whose product MPDEEYEKDIKRRSNQPEISEKGASAVSRGSFFFAAAVMLGAAVKYNIGRWVRRVKRGFVLRSAWRIGRAYWLSAEKLSAWRLLLLVIGLNLGVVYIAVQLNVWQGFFYQVIQDYNYDGFMDAIVRFAGLAGLFVIVKGYQLYARMLLHIHWRRWLTDYYLSDWLGQKTYYRLQLIAGNAADNPDQRISEDIEMFVHLTLRLTLDFLQDAATVFSFVLILWDLSGVIFLSAGGLEVPIYGYLVWAALVYAIIGTYWTVKMGRPLVRLDYDQQRYEADFRYSLVRVRDHAESIALYGGELQEKRNCLQQFKQIVFNYTHIIRLRKKLMWLTTGYSKIGVIFAVLVASPRYFRNQIHLGQMFQIIDAYNQVQTGFSFIIDSFTRLAQWRAVVNRLNNFLVYMEAVRQEETHYKMKRQYKQEEKFAGDHVTVFRPDGYRLIQDMTVSFRPGERLLVAGPSGCGKSTLLRVLAGLWPYADGCIRVPRGAKVLFIPQRPYMPVDQFRRVLLYPGAARPVEDRELLEQLADCRLPYLADKLELTMDWGQVLSLGEQQRIAFVRMLLLKPDWLFLDEVTSALDEATERWVYELLLGKLPRTAVISVGHRPSLQKYHSRRLQLDGQGGWKLEKILKKG is encoded by the coding sequence GTGCCCGATGAAGAATATGAAAAAGATATTAAACGGCGAAGCAATCAGCCTGAAATAAGTGAGAAAGGAGCCTCTGCAGTGAGCAGGGGTTCTTTTTTTTTTGCCGCTGCTGTCATGCTGGGAGCAGCGGTAAAATATAACATAGGGAGGTGGGTGAGGCGAGTGAAGCGAGGCTTCGTGCTGCGAAGCGCCTGGAGAATTGGCCGGGCTTACTGGCTTTCAGCGGAGAAGCTGTCGGCATGGCGGCTGCTATTGCTGGTGATTGGCTTGAATTTAGGGGTCGTGTACATTGCCGTACAGTTGAATGTGTGGCAGGGATTTTTCTATCAGGTCATTCAGGACTATAATTATGACGGATTTATGGATGCGATTGTGAGGTTTGCCGGGCTGGCCGGATTGTTTGTGATCGTAAAAGGGTATCAGCTGTATGCCCGGATGCTGCTGCATATTCATTGGCGCCGCTGGCTGACGGATTATTACTTATCCGACTGGCTGGGGCAAAAAACGTACTACCGCTTGCAGCTTATCGCCGGGAATGCGGCGGATAATCCGGATCAGCGGATTAGTGAGGACATTGAAATGTTTGTTCATCTTACTCTGCGGCTTACCTTGGATTTCCTCCAGGATGCGGCGACAGTTTTTTCTTTTGTTCTGATTTTATGGGATTTATCCGGGGTGATCTTTTTATCGGCGGGAGGGCTGGAAGTACCGATTTACGGCTATTTGGTTTGGGCGGCTTTGGTTTATGCGATCATTGGTACTTACTGGACAGTAAAGATGGGGCGGCCGCTGGTCAGGCTGGATTATGATCAGCAGCGCTATGAAGCCGACTTTCGCTATAGTCTGGTGCGTGTTCGGGATCATGCGGAGAGTATTGCTTTATATGGCGGCGAGTTGCAGGAAAAAAGAAACTGTCTGCAGCAATTCAAACAAATCGTTTTCAATTATACTCACATTATCCGGCTGCGCAAAAAGTTGATGTGGCTGACGACAGGCTATTCCAAAATTGGCGTGATTTTTGCCGTGCTGGTTGCTTCACCCCGTTATTTTCGCAATCAAATTCATTTGGGCCAAATGTTTCAAATTATTGACGCCTATAATCAGGTTCAAACCGGGTTTTCGTTTATCATCGACAGTTTCACCCGCTTGGCCCAGTGGCGTGCTGTCGTCAACCGGCTTAATAACTTTTTGGTGTATATGGAGGCGGTTCGGCAAGAAGAAACTCATTATAAAATGAAACGGCAGTACAAGCAGGAAGAGAAGTTTGCCGGGGATCATGTTACTGTTTTTCGACCGGATGGTTATCGCCTCATACAGGATATGACCGTCAGCTTTCGGCCGGGAGAGCGGCTGTTGGTCGCCGGCCCTTCCGGCTGCGGCAAAAGCACACTGCTTCGGGTGCTGGCCGGACTTTGGCCTTATGCTGACGGATGTATCCGGGTCCCCAGGGGAGCAAAGGTTTTGTTTATACCCCAGCGCCCCTATATGCCGGTGGATCAGTTTCGCCGGGTTCTGCTGTATCCGGGAGCAGCCAGGCCGGTAGAAGACAGGGAGCTGCTGGAGCAGTTGGCAGACTGCCGGTTACCTTATTTAGCGGATAAACTGGAACTAACAATGGATTGGGGCCAGGTTCTTTCTCTGGGGGAGCAGCAGCGGATCGCTTTCGTACGGATGCTGCTGCTAAAACCGGACTGGCTATTCCTTGACGAAGTAACTTCCGCGCTGGACGAAGCTACGGAGCGATGGGTATATGAATTGCTGCTGGGGAAATTGCCGCGAACGGCAGTGATTAGTGTAGGTCATCGTCCTTCCTTGCAAAAATACCATTCTCGGCGGCTCCAGCTTGACGGCCAGGGTGGCTGGAAGCTGGAAAAGATACTGAAAAAAGGCTGA
- a CDS encoding acyl-CoA dehydratase activase: MEVFLGIDVGSVSTNVAMLGNQGEVIDTLYIRTQGRPIEAVQNGLKQIREHNPGVTVSGVGTTGSGRHLAGVVLGADSVKNEITAHAVAAMHIVPDVQTILEIGGQDSKIIIIRNGVVTDFAMNTVCAAGTGSFLDQQAARLNMPIENFGSRALESTTPVRVAGRCAVFAESDMIHKQQTGHQIADILNGLCQALVRNYLNNVGKGKNIQAPILFQGGVAANQGMKRAFQEALGCPVVVPPHYNVMGAIGAALLSKEQVSEERPTSFRGFDLVDYSFIPHSFECSGCPNLCEVIELQINNEIAARWGDRCGKWSNKVPGS; this comes from the coding sequence ATGGAAGTTTTCCTGGGAATTGATGTTGGTTCGGTCAGCACCAATGTCGCCATGCTTGGCAATCAAGGGGAAGTAATCGATACGTTATATATACGGACGCAGGGCCGGCCGATTGAGGCTGTGCAAAATGGTCTTAAGCAGATCAGGGAGCATAATCCCGGCGTGACGGTTTCCGGCGTAGGGACAACCGGCAGCGGCCGGCATTTGGCAGGAGTCGTCCTTGGGGCCGATTCCGTTAAAAATGAAATTACCGCCCATGCGGTGGCGGCTATGCATATTGTGCCTGACGTACAGACGATCCTTGAGATCGGTGGCCAGGATTCTAAAATTATCATTATCCGTAATGGCGTCGTCACTGATTTCGCTATGAATACAGTATGTGCCGCCGGAACGGGATCATTTTTGGATCAACAGGCGGCGCGGCTCAATATGCCGATTGAGAATTTTGGCAGCCGCGCTTTAGAGTCAACGACGCCGGTGCGTGTTGCCGGGCGCTGTGCCGTATTTGCCGAGTCGGATATGATTCACAAACAGCAGACCGGACATCAAATTGCCGATATTTTAAACGGTCTGTGCCAGGCATTGGTACGCAATTATTTAAATAATGTCGGCAAGGGCAAGAACATTCAGGCTCCTATCCTGTTTCAGGGCGGGGTAGCGGCGAATCAGGGGATGAAGCGGGCTTTTCAAGAAGCTCTTGGCTGTCCGGTTGTTGTTCCGCCCCATTATAATGTTATGGGCGCTATTGGCGCTGCTCTTTTGTCGAAAGAGCAGGTTAGCGAAGAGCGGCCAACATCATTTCGCGGCTTTGATTTAGTTGATTACAGTTTTATTCCCCATAGCTTTGAATGCAGTGGCTGTCCGAATTTGTGTGAAGTAATAGAGCTGCAAATTAATAATGAAATAGCGGCCCGCTGGGGGGATCGCTGCGGCAAATGGAGTAATAAAGTACCTGGCAGCTAA
- the thiC gene encoding phosphomethylpyrimidine synthase ThiC, whose amino-acid sequence MNYTTQMDAAKKGIITDQMRTVAKKENMEAAVLRNLVAEGKVVIPANKNHTSLDPEGVGAGLRTKINVNLGVSKDCCDIDGEMEKVRKAIELKAEAIMDLSCYGQTQSFRRKLVDFSSAMIGTVPMYDAVGMLNKDLKEITVDEFFSVVERHAEDGVDFMTIHCGMNRNTAERVKKNKRLTNIVSRGGSLLFAWMELNKKENPFYEYYDRLLDICEEYDITLSLGDACRPGSTQDSTDAAQIEELITLGELTKRAWARNVQVMIEGPGHMALNEIAANMMLEKKLCHGAPFYVLGPLVTDIAPGYDHITSAIGGAIAAASGADFLCYVTPAEHLRLPNLDDMKEGIIAARIAAHAADIAKGIPGARDWDNAMSAARTDSNFPRMIELSIDPEKAGRYRAESKPECEDTCTMCGKMCPMKNMKKILNGEAISLK is encoded by the coding sequence ATGAATTATACCACACAAATGGATGCTGCCAAAAAGGGAATCATTACGGACCAAATGCGGACTGTGGCCAAAAAAGAAAACATGGAGGCAGCGGTTCTAAGAAATTTAGTGGCAGAGGGGAAAGTGGTCATTCCTGCCAATAAAAATCATACCAGCCTGGATCCGGAAGGTGTAGGAGCGGGATTACGGACAAAAATCAATGTGAATCTGGGAGTGTCGAAAGACTGCTGCGATATTGACGGCGAGATGGAGAAGGTTAGGAAGGCAATTGAATTAAAGGCAGAGGCTATCATGGATTTAAGCTGTTACGGACAAACTCAATCGTTTCGGCGGAAATTGGTTGATTTTTCATCGGCTATGATCGGCACTGTGCCGATGTATGATGCGGTCGGAATGCTGAATAAGGATTTGAAAGAGATTACTGTGGATGAGTTTTTCTCAGTGGTGGAACGTCATGCCGAAGACGGTGTGGATTTTATGACCATTCACTGCGGCATGAACCGGAATACCGCCGAACGGGTGAAGAAAAACAAACGGCTGACCAATATTGTTTCCCGGGGCGGTTCGTTGCTGTTTGCCTGGATGGAGCTGAATAAGAAGGAAAACCCGTTTTACGAATATTATGATCGGCTGCTGGATATTTGCGAAGAATATGATATTACCCTGAGCCTGGGGGATGCCTGTCGTCCCGGATCGACCCAGGATTCTACCGATGCGGCTCAGATTGAAGAGTTAATTACATTGGGCGAATTGACCAAACGGGCCTGGGCCAGAAATGTCCAGGTTATGATCGAAGGCCCCGGACATATGGCTTTGAATGAAATTGCCGCCAATATGATGCTGGAAAAGAAATTGTGCCATGGAGCGCCGTTCTATGTGCTGGGGCCATTGGTGACGGATATTGCTCCCGGTTACGACCATATTACCAGCGCTATCGGCGGTGCCATCGCCGCTGCCAGCGGCGCCGATTTTCTTTGTTATGTGACGCCAGCCGAACATTTGCGGCTGCCCAACCTGGATGATATGAAGGAGGGGATTATTGCCGCCCGGATCGCGGCGCATGCGGCCGATATTGCCAAAGGAATACCCGGCGCACGGGACTGGGACAACGCAATGAGCGCCGCCAGAACCGACAGCAATTTTCCCCGGATGATTGAACTGTCCATTGATCCGGAAAAAGCCGGACGCTACCGGGCGGAATCGAAGCCGGAATGCGAAGATACCTGTACCATGTGCGGTAAGATGTGCCCGATGAAGAATATGAAAAAGATATTAAACGGCGAAGCAATCAGCCTGAAATAA
- a CDS encoding DUF421 domain-containing protein, giving the protein MEWQGIFRDTWQTAMVFFSLLIFTRILGKTQVGQLTFYEYISGITIGSIAGSILSTDPEKLWSHYYDLVLFIVLTYSLSFVTIKSRPLRKIIEGSPTVVIKSGHIIAENMRGMRFDLDELSGKLREKGIFDVSEVQYAIVETTGELSVIKKSDYQPLTKTDFNIHLADPALPVEIIMDGQIIEENLDKQNRSRAWLEQQLVDRNIAHPSQVTYAVIDSKGQLFISSRRSPAGERNQSSSQEKTD; this is encoded by the coding sequence ATGGAATGGCAGGGAATATTTCGTGATACATGGCAAACTGCCATGGTGTTTTTTAGTTTATTAATTTTTACCCGGATATTGGGTAAAACCCAAGTGGGACAATTGACTTTTTACGAATATATTAGCGGTATTACTATTGGTTCGATTGCCGGCAGTATTCTCTCCACAGATCCGGAAAAGTTATGGAGCCATTATTATGATTTGGTGTTGTTTATTGTTCTTACCTATTCTTTATCCTTTGTTACGATAAAAAGCCGGCCGCTGCGAAAAATAATTGAAGGTTCACCGACGGTTGTGATTAAAAGCGGGCATATCATCGCGGAAAATATGCGGGGCATGCGGTTTGACCTGGATGAGTTAAGCGGCAAGCTGCGGGAGAAAGGAATATTCGATGTGTCCGAGGTGCAATACGCTATTGTGGAAACAACCGGGGAATTAAGCGTGATCAAGAAATCGGACTATCAGCCGCTGACTAAGACCGACTTTAACATTCATTTGGCTGATCCTGCTTTACCGGTGGAGATCATCATGGACGGACAAATCATTGAAGAAAATTTAGATAAGCAAAACCGTTCCCGGGCCTGGCTGGAACAGCAGCTGGTGGATCGCAATATCGCTCATCCCTCCCAGGTGACTTACGCGGTGATTGATTCCAAGGGCCAGCTGTTTATCAGCAGCCGGAGAAGTCCGGCAGGGGAACGGAATCAGTCTTCATCCCAGGAGAAAACGGATTAA
- a CDS encoding acyl-CoA dehydratase activase-related protein, which translates to MTVRIGIPRGLLYYQYGALWERFLQGLGAEVVVTGDTSKATLDCGSVLDDVCLPVKVYFGHIYELAARNVDYLFTPRIISVAARQYCCPKIIGMPDILHSNMEQLPPLLDINVNLHQNGCSLYQAVIAAGRRLGKNPLFSLYAWHNAWQNHRREQPFFCPCRTDRQRIGLIGHSYIIHDHQISMNVIDKLSNLGFEVITPDMVSLCQAAAAAKTLNKKIFWSNSHHMAGAALTLIQSTPPVDGLIFMTSFACGPDALIGELIKRRAHALNIPCMLLTVDEHTAEAGFVTRLEAFTDMLSRRRQPC; encoded by the coding sequence TTGACGGTACGAATCGGTATACCGCGAGGATTACTCTACTACCAGTACGGAGCACTGTGGGAAAGATTTTTGCAGGGACTGGGGGCTGAAGTTGTCGTTACCGGCGATACTTCCAAAGCAACTCTGGATTGCGGCAGCGTATTGGATGATGTATGTCTGCCGGTGAAAGTTTATTTCGGACACATTTATGAATTAGCCGCCAGGAATGTCGATTATTTATTCACCCCACGGATCATCAGTGTTGCCGCCAGACAATACTGCTGCCCCAAAATTATCGGCATGCCGGATATTTTACACAGCAATATGGAGCAGCTGCCGCCGCTGCTGGATATAAATGTAAACCTTCACCAAAATGGGTGCAGCCTGTATCAGGCGGTTATAGCCGCGGGCCGCAGGCTGGGGAAAAATCCGCTATTCAGCCTGTATGCCTGGCATAACGCCTGGCAGAACCACCGAAGGGAGCAGCCTTTTTTTTGTCCCTGCCGGACAGACCGGCAGCGAATCGGCCTGATCGGCCATTCCTACATCATCCACGATCATCAAATCAGCATGAATGTAATTGACAAGCTGAGCAACCTTGGCTTTGAAGTGATTACACCTGATATGGTCAGCCTTTGCCAGGCCGCCGCTGCTGCTAAGACACTAAACAAAAAAATTTTTTGGTCGAACAGCCACCATATGGCCGGTGCTGCCTTGACCTTGATACAGTCAACACCTCCGGTTGACGGGCTGATTTTTATGACTTCTTTTGCCTGCGGGCCGGATGCCTTAATCGGTGAACTGATAAAGCGGCGGGCTCATGCACTCAATATCCCCTGCATGCTATTAACAGTAGATGAACATACGGCTGAAGCCGGCTTTGTAACCAGGCTGGAAGCCTTTACCGACATGCTGAGCCGGAGGCGGCAGCCATGTTGA
- a CDS encoding acyl-CoA dehydratase activase-related protein: protein MLITFPHMGDMSIVLKTLFNGLGRQVSVPPPISKRTLELGMKYSPETVCLPFKVNVGNFIEALEQGADTIVTCGGVGPCRLGYYAEIQRSILQDLGFRFDMIVVEPAITNILKNLHRVAPKQSLPNIYSAFRLATAKMNTLDSLQQKVYRLQPREINPGEADSVRLQGVREIDTAETLTALAAVRQETESKLDSVKLRSGIQPLRIGIVGEIYVMLEPFMNQDLASHLGNMGVEVHQTMFLSDYVNGHLFRKQEYLKLFQHLAALAQPYLRHTIGGHSLKSIGHTVNMGRKNFDGVIHIFPFTCMPEIVAKNILPKVSSDANIPVLSLTFDEQSGEAGLMTRLEAFVDLLKYRRSSQTAADPD, encoded by the coding sequence ATGTTGATTACTTTCCCCCACATGGGAGATATGAGCATCGTCCTGAAAACGTTATTTAATGGTCTTGGACGCCAAGTATCCGTTCCGCCGCCGATTTCCAAGCGAACCTTGGAACTTGGCATGAAATATTCCCCGGAGACCGTCTGCCTCCCGTTTAAAGTGAATGTAGGAAACTTTATCGAAGCCCTTGAACAAGGGGCCGATACCATTGTGACCTGCGGCGGGGTCGGCCCCTGCCGGTTAGGCTACTACGCCGAAATACAGCGGAGCATTCTTCAAGATCTGGGGTTTCGGTTTGATATGATTGTGGTCGAGCCCGCTATCACCAATATCTTAAAAAACTTGCACCGGGTCGCGCCTAAGCAGAGTCTGCCGAATATCTATTCGGCCTTTCGTCTGGCAACCGCCAAAATGAATACACTGGATAGTCTGCAGCAAAAAGTATACCGCCTGCAGCCGCGGGAAATAAATCCGGGAGAGGCGGATTCTGTCCGACTGCAAGGAGTCCGGGAAATCGACACGGCCGAAACTCTGACAGCATTAGCCGCCGTCCGGCAGGAAACGGAAAGCAAGTTGGACAGCGTCAAACTCCGCTCCGGCATTCAGCCGCTGCGGATCGGTATCGTGGGCGAAATTTATGTCATGCTGGAACCTTTTATGAACCAGGACTTAGCCAGTCATTTGGGAAACATGGGAGTAGAAGTACATCAAACCATGTTTCTCAGCGATTATGTAAATGGTCATTTGTTCAGAAAACAAGAATATCTAAAACTATTTCAGCACCTTGCCGCTTTAGCACAGCCATATCTTCGCCACACCATAGGCGGTCACAGCTTAAAAAGCATTGGTCATACGGTCAATATGGGCCGGAAAAACTTCGACGGCGTCATTCATATATTTCCCTTTACCTGTATGCCTGAAATAGTTGCGAAAAACATCCTGCCTAAAGTCAGCAGCGACGCAAATATCCCTGTGCTGTCGCTGACTTTCGATGAACAATCCGGCGAAGCCGGGTTAATGACCCGTTTGGAAGCCTTTGTTGACTTATTGAAATACCGGCGTTCCAGCCAAACCGCTGCTGATCCCGATTAA
- a CDS encoding YmaF family protein, which yields MEQEERKKLCNYHLVHVHSYSTQTGVANDHQHVIMSVSGPKITADGSHIHVLKGRTDFHIDHWHSYEVESGPAQVQPDGRHCHYFQGVTSVDLNHSHPYSGVTGLTFDVGADDRDDDDDDDYNYMPTKAGQKYKYGHRE from the coding sequence ATGGAGCAAGAGGAAAGAAAAAAGCTCTGCAACTATCATTTGGTGCATGTACACAGCTATTCAACCCAAACCGGCGTCGCCAACGACCATCAGCATGTAATTATGAGTGTAAGCGGTCCAAAAATTACAGCCGACGGATCGCATATACATGTTCTTAAAGGCCGGACCGACTTTCATATTGATCACTGGCATTCCTATGAAGTAGAAAGCGGACCCGCTCAAGTTCAGCCCGACGGACGCCATTGCCATTATTTTCAGGGAGTCACCTCCGTAGATTTAAACCACTCTCATCCTTATTCCGGCGTAACGGGACTAACCTTTGATGTAGGCGCCGATGACCGGGACGATGATGATGACGATGACTATAACTATATGCCGACAAAAGCCGGACAAAAATATAAATACGGTCACCGGGAATAG